In the genome of Raphanus sativus cultivar WK10039 chromosome 4, ASM80110v3, whole genome shotgun sequence, one region contains:
- the LOC108851425 gene encoding B3 domain-containing protein At4g34400: protein MAADDTPPRFFKVFISHHSSDSMLIPISYNDELPRTLPKTAILQGTGGCVWKVEMKRKRDEVYFGKGWNKFVTDNSLTDGDFLTFVYNGDNVFEVSIYALGGCKEIRAVTEVEDVKEDSVVSLSSEDTDTSSESDMANTIDKNKGKSQVVGVEDESEDEEDSDYKEDSTDSDYEDSDSDYSEASNDLYAFNESSKSVALPKKKRERAVKKIKDPEKYLVDPNNVFFETSVKNRPYELLVKGQLVKDYDLKFEKMVYYIDHHKDGKLQAKATQWSDHRVCIMKWNHICKRNKLKKGDGILCELKRRQGVVYAVIIHIVREKDL from the exons ATGGCTGCAGATGATACTCCTCCGCGTTTCTTTAAGGTTTTCATCTCCCATCACAGCTCAGATTCCATG CTGATTCCCATTTCCTACAACGATGAACTTCCAAGAACTTTGCCCAAAACAGCCATTCTCCAAGGAACTGGTGGGTGCGTTTGGAAAGTtgagatgaagaggaagagagatgaGGTGTATTTTGGAAAAGGATGGAACAAATTTGTTACAGACAATTCTCTTACCGACGGAGACTTTCTGACCTTTGTGTATAATGGAGACAACGTTTTCGAGGTCAGCATCTATGCTCTTGGTGGATGTAAGGAGATTAGAGCAGTCACTGAAGTTGAGGATGTCAAAGAAGACAGTGTTGTGTCTCTAAGCAGCGAAGACACAGATACTAGTTCTGAATCCGATATGGCCAATACAATCGACAAGAACAAAG GGAAGTCTCAAGTGGTAGGAGTTGAGGACGAGTCTGAAGACGAAGAAGACAGTGATTATAAAGAAGACAGTACTGACAGTGATTATGAAGACAGTGACAGTGATTATAGTGAAGCTTCTAATGACTTGTATGCATTTAATGAGAGTTCTAAATCTGTGGCACTGCCAAAGAAGAAGAGGGAGAGAG CGGTCAAGAAGATCAAAGACCCGGAGAAATATTTGGTTGATCCAAATAATGTGTTCTTTGAGACAAGCGTGAAGAATAGGCCATATGAGCTG TTGGTTAAAGGACAACTAGTGAAAGACTATGACTTAAAGTTTGAAAAAATGGTTTACTACATTGACCATCACAAGGACGGAAAGCTACAAGCGAAAGCAACACAGTGGTCGGATCATCGCGTGTGTATCATGAAATGGAACCACATATGCAAGAGGAACAAGTTGAAGAAAGGAGATGGCATATTGTGTGAACTTAAGCGCAGACAGGGTGTGGTTTACGCCGTTATCATCCATATCGTTCGGGAAAAGGATTTGTAA
- the LOC108851418 gene encoding protein JINGUBANG-like, protein MRNETGGTMVVDLQADPYTTNHHPHDLRDNGRKPRSKFGDVLKTDHDGISSPEDSIISDTNLTHQRFSSVSSSIISIGPNSGEGSPCVMSPWARVSPAWAADFNDEDNALETNGLIGSIVREEGHIYSLAATGDLLYTGSDSKNVRVWKNLKDYAGFKSSSGLIKAIVICGYRVFTGHQDGKIRIWKISTRTPGKYRRVGTLPTFKSRVKTSVNPKYIMEGRRNKNSKKTKHKDAVSSLSMDVELGLLYSSSWDRTIKVWRISDSKCLECIQAHDDAINSVMFGFDDLVFTGSADGTVKVWRREMQVKGTRHELDQVLLKQENAVTALAVKPKSSIVYSGSSDGLVNYWERSKGIFTGGILKGHKSAVLCLTVAGNLLLSGAADKNICVWRRDPSDGSHNCVSVLTGHMGPVKCLAVEEEQAYRKGANSSADTEGDRKWIIYSGSLDKSVKVWRVTDRMGTWREVDEPSASSGRKSSLPPHEGSSAWGSCNLE, encoded by the coding sequence ATGAGGAATGAAACGGGTGGTACCATGGTCGTTGATCTCCAAGCCGATCCATATACCACAAATCACCATCCCCACGATCTTCGCGACAATGGTCGCAAACCGAGGTCTAAATTCGGTGATGTCTTGAAAACTGACCACGACGGAATATCCTCTCCTGAAGATTCCATCATTAGTGACACCAACCTAACTCACCAGCGGTTTAGCAGCGTTTCATCATCGATCATAAGCATCGGTCCGAACAGCGGAGAAGGTTCACCTTGCGTAATGTCGCCTTGGGCCCGTGTGTCGCCAGCATGGGCTGCAGATTTTAATGATGAAGACAATGCTTTAGAGACTAATGGTCTCATTGGTTCTATTGTACGTGAAGAAGGGCATATATACTCGTTAGCCGCAACTGGTGACCTTCTCTACACGGGCTCGGACTCTAAGAACGTTAGGGTTTGGAAGAACTTGAAGGACTACGCCGGGTTTAAATCGAGTAGTGGACTCATTAAGGCTATTGTGATATGTGGATATCGGGTCTTTACCGGGCATCAGGATGGTAAGATCCGGATATGGAAAATCTCTACAAGAACGCCGGGTAAATACAGACGGGTTGGAACATTGCCTACGTTTAAATCGAGGGTCAAGACCTCCGTGAACCCTAAGTATATCATGGAGGGACGCCGCAATAAAAACTCTAAGAAAACGAAGCATAAGGACGCCGTGTCGAGTCTTAGCATGGACGTGGAGCTTGGTTTGTTGTACTCCAGTTCGTGGGATAGGACGATCAAAGTGTGGAGAATCTCGGACTCGAAATGTTTGGAATGTATACAAGCGCATGATGACGCGATAAACTCGGTGATGTTCGGTTTCGATGACTTGGTGTTCACGGGATCTGCGGATGGTACGGTTAAAGTGTGGAGACGTGAGATGCAAGTCAAAGGAACGAGGCATGAGCTGGATCAAGTTTTGCTCAAGCAAGAAAACGCTGTCACCGCATTGGCCGTGAAACCAAAGTCTTCGATTGTTTATTCCGGTTCGTCAGACGGGTTAGTGAACTATTGGGAGCGTTCGAAGGGTATATTCACCGGTGGTATACTCAAAGGGCACAAATCCGCCGTGTTATGTCTAACTGTAGCGGGGAACTTGTTACTGAGTGGTGCTGCTGACAAGAACATATGTGTCTGGAGGCGAGACCCGTCCGATGGGTCTCATAACTGTGTGTCTGTTTTGACGGGGCACATGGGACCGGTCAAGTGTCTAGCCGTGGAGGAGGAACAAGCTTACCGTAAAGGAGCGAATTCATCTGCAGATACTGAGGGAGACAGGAAGTGGATTATATATAGTGGAAGTTTGGACAAGTCGGTGAAAGTTTGGCGTGTGACGGATAGGATGGGGACGTGGAGGGAGGTGGACGAGCCATCAGCATCTTCAGGGCGGAAGAGTTCTCTGCCTCCGCACGAAGGGAGTAGCGCGTGGGGTTCATGTAATTTGGAATAA